A section of the Roseivirga sp. BDSF3-8 genome encodes:
- a CDS encoding penicillin-binding protein activator LpoB → MKRIFTLMAFSLALMAGFSCAKRTVTRVNPDEQIDLSGRWNDTDSKLVASEMTSDVLNRPWIDEHRSSTGKKPVIIVGAITNRTHEHIEPENFVKDIEREFINTGAVRVVQDASFRERIREERADQNEFASQETAKAWGKELGADYIMFGTINSTVDEYNKKKVVNYKVNLELTNLETNEKVWIGDKEIKKYITN, encoded by the coding sequence ATGAAACGTATATTTACCCTGATGGCATTTTCACTGGCCCTGATGGCTGGTTTTAGCTGTGCCAAACGTACGGTTACCCGTGTGAACCCTGATGAGCAGATAGACCTCAGTGGCCGATGGAATGATACTGACAGTAAGCTGGTGGCTAGTGAAATGACCAGCGACGTGTTAAATCGTCCCTGGATAGACGAGCACCGCTCTTCTACCGGTAAAAAACCGGTCATCATAGTAGGCGCCATCACCAACCGTACCCACGAGCATATTGAACCTGAGAACTTCGTGAAGGACATCGAGCGCGAGTTTATCAATACCGGTGCTGTGCGTGTGGTACAGGACGCCTCTTTTAGAGAGCGCATCCGTGAGGAGCGTGCCGACCAGAATGAATTCGCCTCACAGGAAACAGCGAAAGCCTGGGGTAAGGAGCTGGGCGCCGACTATATCATGTTCGGTACTATTAACAGCACTGTAGACGAATACAATAAAAAGAAGGTCGTAAACTATAAGGTTAACCTTGAACTTACCAACCTTGAAACCAACGAAAAAGTATGGATTGGTGATAAGGAGATCAAAAAGTATATCACTAACTGA
- a CDS encoding COG3014 family protein, with protein MKVRYSWLILLLAWFQVSCKTYYQANHKFNLSYEAGNMEAADRILEKNKKMAKSNAKLLYFMNRGLVSSMLGNYEESNTYFERAYVLAEDYRKNPFQVAASFLVNPKLVDYQGEDHEILFINYYKALNYLYLNDPEAALVEVRRMEILLNRLSDKYSSDKKFQRDAFIHLLMGLIYDANDEYNDAFIAYRNAYEVYSEDYLDMFGLGVPEQLKEDLLRTAYLSGLRSELAFYEEAFHTDYVHKPEQGGELIMLWNNGLGPVKSEWGLNFTVVHGQNGLVTFVNESQNMSFPFMLGSNNDEDKKTTLERLEFFRVVFPRYVERQEVFTRGEILANGRHYKLEKAEDINAIAFKTLQQRMAKELSQGLLRAALKKGAEYALREEDETMGSILGIINAVTEQADTRNWQTIPHSIYYTRVPMQPGQQDVSMVLRSEKGREDVRQFTFTIKEGKTTFFSFRSLEASYSPSSYYSTAPN; from the coding sequence ATGAAGGTTCGCTATAGTTGGTTGATCCTGTTACTGGCATGGTTCCAGGTATCCTGTAAAACGTACTATCAGGCTAATCACAAGTTTAACCTGAGCTACGAAGCAGGAAATATGGAAGCGGCTGACCGTATCCTGGAGAAAAACAAGAAGATGGCTAAAAGCAATGCCAAACTCTTATACTTCATGAACAGGGGGTTAGTCAGTTCCATGCTTGGTAACTATGAGGAAAGTAATACCTACTTTGAGCGGGCCTATGTGCTGGCTGAAGATTATCGTAAAAACCCCTTTCAGGTAGCGGCTTCCTTCCTGGTGAATCCTAAGCTGGTGGACTACCAGGGGGAGGACCACGAAATACTGTTCATAAACTATTATAAAGCCCTCAATTACCTCTACCTGAATGACCCGGAAGCTGCCCTCGTAGAGGTACGGCGAATGGAAATTCTGCTTAACCGGCTTAGTGATAAGTATAGCAGCGATAAGAAGTTTCAGCGGGATGCTTTTATACACCTGCTCATGGGGCTTATATACGATGCTAACGATGAGTATAATGATGCCTTCATTGCGTATAGGAATGCCTATGAAGTATACAGTGAAGATTATCTGGATATGTTTGGCCTCGGAGTCCCCGAGCAGCTAAAAGAAGACCTCCTTCGAACAGCCTATCTCAGTGGATTGAGAAGCGAACTTGCTTTTTACGAAGAGGCTTTTCATACCGATTATGTACATAAGCCTGAGCAGGGCGGCGAACTCATCATGCTGTGGAATAACGGCCTCGGCCCGGTCAAATCTGAGTGGGGACTCAATTTTACTGTCGTCCATGGGCAGAATGGGCTGGTGACTTTCGTAAATGAGAGCCAGAATATGAGTTTTCCTTTCATGCTCGGCAGTAATAACGACGAGGACAAAAAGACCACCCTGGAAAGGTTGGAGTTTTTCCGGGTGGTTTTTCCCAGGTACGTGGAAAGGCAGGAGGTATTCACCAGGGGAGAGATCCTGGCGAATGGCCGGCACTATAAACTGGAAAAGGCTGAAGACATTAATGCCATTGCTTTTAAAACCCTGCAGCAACGTATGGCCAAAGAACTTTCTCAGGGCTTATTACGTGCAGCCCTGAAGAAAGGGGCAGAGTATGCCTTGCGTGAGGAAGATGAAACTATGGGCAGTATACTAGGTATTATTAATGCTGTGACCGAACAGGCCGATACTCGAAACTGGCAGACTATTCCACACTCAATATACTATACCCGGGTGCCCATGCAGCCCGGCCAGCAAGATGTATCCATGGTCCTGCGTTCCGAAAAGGGCAGGGAAGACGTGCGCCAGTTTACATTTACTATTAAAGAGGGAAAGACCACCTTCTTTAGTTTTCGCTCGCTTGAGGCTTCCTACTCCCCCTCTTCATACTATAGCACCGCTCCTAATTAA
- a CDS encoding T9SS type A sorting domain-containing protein: MQSICNKIYFLIILFIIIASPSWSQDNTILRIENVRTGWNKLKLGNNPTSFWSPKVDVYSGGNTHLEVEFRIPEGNPDLAKLQIRPNGYGANPVTFGAYAPAGFSYGDTWYLLSIPLADFDPAINLSQLNLLQLPYSNNASPFVMEIRSVTFTGGSTPYLWYGEDKRNIIHDGQAGPGQMAAANEHEYYLEYHVDLSGKKYTNAYYSTYYTGRTAKCQEALITAVLDGSTELVQAPAEAVVSCQFVPGTYQVSSTHSDGRPLTGSFTIPPSEPLVAATTLTPPDGTNNGNLKVTLSGGTGSYFNFDGYNYEIITDSAENFTNGIVVGSAYGEDFSNIQTDLEGNIYLVYNDTLQKRTPEGALLWQTALNTGGIYGKELIYTDPVGNTYITGRSNPGFSIKDYYAGNDEVTAYLCRINSAGNPDWIRKIDIESVSSLKGDGKGHLYVSNLRADIYKFTIDGRLLWQQGTVSSYNSGSGFSDLTIDEESNIYLGTTMDIYATYGGVEVPDFDNAKENLSVMVIKLDKNGNVQWFKPLAYASDVRGLEWSSIGTIHIIKTHYIPVIMGTMSAIGYLEVIDTDGNEIYQHEVTTGIFSTVTSITADPAGYVYIGANPNVITKVDPLGFEINKIRMPTQYYYAATPFLTSNRQGDIVMAAIGDGYWEEFLPGMPYNSLFIARLEPASTYNINLYPTATMAYYEMEDARGNRVSEEINFTGSSITGINARLEAGAYEVKWKPPYSDVSGYEVYRKAGNEYKVVGRTGPSETTFADYTVQEGEKPEYKVKALVAHGERLSNPHSPVELTALTSAGGKVQLQWRPYTGYEKPVYTLYRGTSAYDMKKVAQVKPGTVTFTDQLPDEGTYMYRMDVREAKHKEMEASMSNLVQVQIGPSSERLSEVWPNPALGAVNCRYDGRSADNTLQLTDVNGRILKTYRNIDPNGHTVDRGDLSEGVYLLTFEDQEGTLTDRVIFR; this comes from the coding sequence ATGCAATCCATATGCAATAAGATTTACTTCTTAATTATCCTATTTATTATCATAGCATCGCCTTCCTGGTCTCAGGACAATACCATACTGCGTATTGAGAACGTGAGAACAGGATGGAATAAACTTAAACTGGGAAATAATCCCACCTCCTTCTGGAGTCCCAAAGTAGACGTGTACTCAGGCGGAAACACCCACCTTGAGGTAGAATTCCGCATACCGGAAGGAAACCCCGACCTGGCCAAACTTCAGATCAGACCTAACGGCTACGGAGCAAATCCGGTCACATTCGGGGCTTACGCCCCTGCAGGCTTCTCTTATGGGGATACCTGGTACTTGCTGAGTATTCCTCTGGCTGATTTTGACCCGGCCATTAACCTGTCCCAGCTAAACCTGCTCCAGCTTCCTTACAGTAATAATGCCTCACCCTTTGTCATGGAAATACGCTCTGTTACTTTCACCGGTGGCAGCACCCCCTACCTGTGGTACGGTGAGGACAAGCGGAATATCATTCATGATGGCCAGGCAGGTCCGGGACAAATGGCGGCAGCCAATGAGCATGAATACTACCTTGAGTACCACGTGGATCTATCAGGAAAGAAATATACCAATGCATACTACTCCACCTATTACACAGGCAGGACCGCTAAGTGTCAGGAAGCCCTGATTACCGCTGTGCTCGATGGCAGTACCGAACTGGTGCAGGCACCCGCAGAGGCTGTTGTAAGCTGTCAGTTTGTGCCAGGTACCTATCAGGTGAGTAGTACGCATTCAGATGGCCGTCCTTTAACAGGAAGTTTTACTATTCCACCATCAGAACCTCTTGTAGCGGCTACCACCCTTACCCCCCCGGATGGTACGAATAATGGAAACCTTAAAGTTACCCTGAGTGGTGGCACAGGCAGTTACTTTAATTTTGATGGCTATAATTATGAAATCATCACAGACAGTGCGGAGAACTTTACCAACGGTATAGTGGTAGGCTCTGCGTATGGTGAGGATTTCTCTAATATACAGACTGACCTGGAGGGGAATATCTATTTGGTATATAATGATACGCTTCAGAAGCGCACACCGGAGGGCGCTTTGTTATGGCAGACCGCGCTTAACACCGGAGGTATCTATGGAAAAGAATTGATTTATACCGATCCGGTAGGCAATACGTATATTACCGGCAGGTCGAACCCCGGCTTTTCGATCAAGGACTATTATGCAGGTAATGATGAGGTTACCGCATACCTATGCCGTATCAATTCAGCAGGTAATCCCGATTGGATCCGTAAGATAGATATAGAAAGTGTATCCTCCCTTAAAGGAGATGGAAAGGGACACCTTTATGTCTCTAATCTCCGGGCTGATATATACAAGTTTACCATAGATGGGCGCCTGCTTTGGCAGCAGGGGACAGTTTCAAGCTACAATTCAGGCTCAGGTTTTTCCGATTTGACCATTGATGAGGAAAGTAATATCTACCTAGGTACCACTATGGATATTTATGCCACTTATGGAGGAGTGGAGGTGCCCGATTTTGATAATGCGAAGGAGAACCTTTCCGTTATGGTGATCAAACTGGATAAAAATGGTAATGTGCAATGGTTTAAGCCCCTGGCATACGCTTCAGATGTACGCGGGCTTGAATGGTCAAGTATCGGGACCATTCACATCATCAAGACACACTATATACCTGTGATCATGGGGACAATGAGTGCCATAGGGTACCTAGAAGTTATAGATACAGATGGTAATGAAATATATCAGCATGAAGTAACTACCGGCATATTTTCAACGGTGACATCCATCACCGCTGACCCGGCCGGCTACGTTTATATCGGGGCTAACCCCAATGTCATCACTAAGGTCGATCCTTTGGGCTTCGAAATAAATAAGATCCGGATGCCTACCCAGTATTATTACGCTGCCACTCCCTTCCTCACCTCAAACAGGCAGGGCGATATTGTGATGGCAGCTATTGGGGATGGTTATTGGGAAGAATTTCTGCCAGGCATGCCATACAATAGCCTGTTTATAGCCAGGCTTGAGCCAGCCAGTACGTATAATATTAATCTGTATCCTACAGCGACCATGGCATATTACGAAATGGAAGACGCCAGGGGAAACAGAGTTTCAGAAGAGATCAACTTTACTGGTAGCAGCATTACCGGAATCAATGCCCGCCTCGAGGCAGGAGCTTATGAAGTAAAGTGGAAACCACCCTATTCAGACGTTTCAGGCTACGAAGTATACCGCAAGGCAGGTAATGAGTACAAAGTAGTAGGCAGAACAGGGCCTTCTGAAACCACCTTTGCCGATTACACCGTACAGGAAGGTGAAAAGCCGGAATATAAAGTGAAAGCACTGGTAGCCCATGGCGAACGCCTTAGCAACCCTCACAGTCCTGTTGAGCTGACCGCTTTAACTTCTGCAGGAGGTAAAGTACAGTTACAGTGGCGTCCATATACCGGCTATGAAAAACCTGTATATACATTGTACCGGGGCACCAGTGCCTATGATATGAAGAAAGTAGCTCAGGTTAAGCCAGGCACTGTTACATTTACCGATCAGCTCCCTGATGAAGGTACGTATATGTACCGGATGGATGTTAGGGAAGCTAAGCATAAGGAAATGGAGGCCAGCATGTCCAACCTGGTGCAGGTACAGATAGGCCCCTCATCCGAAAGACTCTCTGAGGTGTGGCCAAATCCGGCTCTTGGTGCGGTTAACTGCAGATACGACGGCAGAAGCGCTGACAATACGCTTCAACTTACAGATGTAAACGGCCGGATATTGAAGACTTACCGTAATATTGATCCTAATGGTCATACGGTAGATAGAGGAGACCTTTCAGAGGGAGTCTACCTTCTCACATTCGAAGACCAGGAGGGTACCCTGACCGACAGGGTGATTTTTCGATAA
- the tnpA gene encoding IS200/IS605 family transposase — protein sequence MSKYRKLSHSFYYCVYHVVWTPKYRHRILRDIVADTLENKIKTICEWKEVKVEELNIQPDHVHLVCSIPPKLSVSDFMGILKGKTAIMMFKNFKSLRRKPYWGNHFWSRGYFVSTVGIDEEKIKRYVKYQEKEDKKEDGDIDIPLFDN from the coding sequence ATGAGCAAGTATCGTAAGCTATCGCATAGCTTTTACTATTGTGTCTATCATGTAGTATGGACCCCGAAGTACCGCCACCGTATACTTCGTGATATTGTTGCAGATACGTTGGAGAATAAGATAAAGACGATATGTGAATGGAAGGAGGTCAAGGTAGAAGAGTTGAACATTCAGCCAGATCACGTTCATTTGGTATGTAGTATACCTCCGAAACTTAGTGTATCAGACTTCATGGGTATTCTCAAGGGTAAGACAGCGATCATGATGTTTAAGAACTTCAAGAGTCTTCGCAGAAAACCCTATTGGGGCAATCATTTTTGGTCACGAGGCTATTTTGTAAGTACGGTAGGCATAGATGAAGAAAAGATAAAGCGGTATGTTAAGTATCAGGAGAAGGAAGATAAGAAAGAGGATGGGGATATAGATATCCCGCTATTCGATAACTGA
- a CDS encoding T9SS type A sorting domain-containing protein has translation MGVIYFDYKLITDDQGRTILFTRLRNPKYSPGKVVIDGRAYESLNEAYAFVMINPDGSIEWVKVFDEILFSISTFDVVEDKQGRLVWAMKQYDHLGTKTLLVVMGKNGNEIGRYASDNYGRTNTLNGFSLVVDDDNETYLFSYQKAGTKFIDDTPLPVTSQYLHRFDEDMNLIQVQSMGSDIYETALRKKDDSKRLYTRNREYLVGLDKTGNEEWQIPYNLTIRPLGSGDSYIYLHDRDQNELIMYDYEGETVGTLDVPDERMSFITEDTRNNIHLYIREGEFGFGEYKHVTYDPIASDIVPIPAGSTSFTYEVRDTLDNRYSFDANFMASQVAEDIMSGEGVSSGVQQLSLYPNPAVSETWFTYPEALPQNMFTLTDLSGRVVSMWKDVPATGFSIPRNGLPQGVYLWSYEDGQVRTTGRLIYK, from the coding sequence GTGGGGGTAATTTATTTCGACTACAAGCTGATAACTGACGATCAGGGCAGGACGATTCTCTTTACCAGGCTGCGAAATCCCAAGTACTCACCCGGTAAGGTGGTCATTGACGGCAGGGCCTACGAGTCACTCAACGAGGCATATGCATTTGTTATGATTAATCCGGACGGCTCCATAGAGTGGGTAAAAGTCTTCGACGAAATACTATTCAGTATCAGTACATTCGATGTAGTTGAGGATAAGCAGGGGAGACTGGTTTGGGCTATGAAGCAGTATGATCACTTGGGTACTAAAACCCTGTTGGTTGTTATGGGAAAAAACGGTAATGAGATCGGTCGCTATGCATCTGATAATTACGGTAGGACCAATACCTTGAATGGGTTTTCGCTGGTGGTGGATGATGATAACGAAACCTACTTGTTCTCTTATCAGAAGGCTGGAACTAAATTCATTGACGATACCCCACTACCCGTTACCTCACAGTACCTTCACAGGTTCGATGAAGACATGAACCTGATCCAGGTCCAATCCATGGGCTCCGATATTTATGAAACCGCGCTCAGAAAGAAAGATGATAGTAAAAGGCTATACACTCGCAACAGAGAATACCTCGTAGGGTTGGACAAAACCGGAAATGAGGAGTGGCAAATTCCCTATAACCTTACGATACGCCCCTTAGGTAGCGGTGATTCTTACATTTACCTGCATGATAGGGATCAAAATGAGCTTATTATGTATGATTATGAAGGTGAAACTGTGGGAACGCTGGATGTGCCGGATGAAAGAATGTCGTTCATAACCGAAGACACCAGGAATAACATTCACCTGTACATACGTGAAGGTGAGTTTGGCTTTGGAGAGTACAAGCATGTTACATACGATCCTATTGCAAGTGATATCGTTCCGATACCGGCCGGTTCTACCTCGTTTACCTATGAAGTAAGGGACACCCTGGATAATCGGTACAGCTTCGATGCCAACTTTATGGCCTCACAGGTGGCAGAGGATATTATGAGCGGTGAGGGAGTGAGTTCAGGCGTTCAGCAACTTTCCTTATATCCTAATCCGGCGGTTTCGGAGACTTGGTTTACTTACCCCGAGGCTTTACCCCAAAACATGTTTACTCTGACCGACCTGTCTGGCAGGGTGGTAAGCATGTGGAAAGATGTGCCCGCCACCGGTTTCAGTATTCCCCGTAACGGATTGCCGCAAGGCGTCTATCTTTGGTCATACGAAGACGGGCAGGTACGTACTACCGGACGATTAATATACAAGTGA